The stretch of DNA ATACACCTTGTCATCTGTTAATTTGAATATCTCAAATTCTGTATGTCCAATTGCCTTGAAATTTGTAAAGTAGTTCTTAGTTCATATGCTTatgctcctgtaatttttgtagatttttctgagcatctTAAGTAATATCTCTTATTTATGCTTTAGTCAATAAACAATTTAATAATTGTAATTTATTGAATGTTTGGAAATAGCAAGTTACTTTTTGGTAGTCTCATGATATGTATATCATGTTAATTCACTTGTTTTGCTCTAATCATGTTTTTGctctgtcattaaataattaagttAGGGGTTGATGTCCTTTTAAGACAGCAATGAGTAACTTTACTAATTACCCCTTgctaatgatgttttctggaagacttgtttataccaaagttgtagagaacttGTTGATATaactgctgttaaaatttggtggcatttggccaTGTAGTTTAGGAGTTGTTGCTGCTTTAAGTTAGAATGCAGAAGTATGTGTTTTCTGTTATTCTGAACCTAGCTATGATAATGTgcttgtttgaatgtcttactGCTTGAATCATGCcttgatgtctaaaagtgatatGTGGGCAATTTTATATGATTTCCAGATTGTCTTGTATCAAGTCTTTTGGTTTAGTGGATCTTTAGTTACGATCTATATTTCTGAGCTGCTGTGTTGTCCTGATATGAGTAGTTGCTCTTGTGTAGAATAGCTTAGGGTTTGTTTGGTTTTGTGATGTTAGTATTTTGTTTAGAACTGGGgtttactcagtaaatgagtgtTCAGTGATGTTAGTTGTGTAATCCTTATGTTAAGCATCCATCATGTCCCTCCTATGCATACTTGTTCTCTTGCTCAATGcatgtgcatgcaataggtgcatcggaaggCGGGGCATTCCTTGAGATCGAAAGGGTGTAAccaaaggaccaggaggccaAATAGGAGTCGAAGGTCCAGCCAGCAGATCCCGGGGAGCCCAAAGAGGTGATGGAGTGTCTGTGTCACGAGCCCTCcatgttcgtgaaaggcaaacCCCGGAGCATTAGGAGTCTCCTAACTATTTTACCAAAGCTTGAGTTAATATTTATGCCTATatctattgttgcattaagtataggagttggtatGAAACCCTTGCTACATATATACCATACCCTTGTCTATATATATTATCCTACCTTCTTTGTATAGTcaagatcgagtagcagcttagccatgctttaaccgatagaagtcaggtgatatcctgtcaccagCGAGCTTTAGGGTGTCATGTTGGGtcatggttggctatattttgctatcatggaaaagAACCTTAAATTAATGAACTAAGACCGGACAGAGTTTTATATGGTGATAGCAACtctgtctgtgtcgtttaaggaccgattcgctgtacgtctcttgtcatgttgaacgcatgcctgacacttagttggctggataagtcgttccgactgcgaagccgagtagtacaaCTCAGGTCGGaggccggcaagtataaagtgtgcACTACCGAAGGAAGTGCAGTGTGCTGGGGGCCATTGGTGTAAGACTAAGGGCAGGTGATTTGAAAGTCCTGATCGTTCTAGCGGAGTGGCAGCCCTAGGAGTACGGCGCTGATCGGGACCGTGATTTCTGAGTTGTACCATAGGTGACATATTTGCTCTTTGATGGGGGAagcatgggtgagtgctaggaataaccctccagctataTAGGAATAGATTCAAATTGTTGTCTCTCtcagatagtgagaacttggcaGAGCAGCGACAACGTAGATTTCACTAAGCaacttaatggttctatgatgatgttgatcatgATTACAAAccttgataaacctgatatggttattattgattgccTTAATCAAGTGACTGTTGAGTAcaagtgctaatctagtggataggttAATGAATTATAtattaacttgatgcttaagaATTGGTTACATCTCTAAGtcagcttttatgcaaaaatattgtcaagcaagctccacttatatacTAGCCTTGCATACTTTTTGGTGTCATTTATTTTTGTTAGACGAGTAAGTcgtagctgagtacatcctcgtactcaaggtttattcccacctattgCAGATAACACGTTCTATGACGGGTGCTGCAAGGTCTgtcttcttcctgctggggtccTTGGGATGGGGACTAAACCGTTGGACACGGTTCTCTCAGTCATCTTACCTGACTTGCTTTTGTGGATGTGATCCGACACATGTTGTATTAATGATAACTTGCGAACTTGTTGTCAAAACTATGTTGCTTCCGCTACCTATGAACttagtttgtaataacttaagtgaACTCCGATGTTTGTAATCTTTGGCAAGCTATGTGTGAACTGATGTAGTAGATGATGTATtatgctgaacttattacgatcttggtatgttgctcagttggtttgaagtccctctgatttcagttgactgccgggattatatgggttcaagtctgaAAACTTGATTGCTCCGGTGATTGTTTTTACAgttgtgctcttataatttgctCGGTTCTATGACAATAATCTATGTAGAATCGTCCTCCCCCTCTtaggatccaatctctcccttatATTTTAAGGTAGGTCATGTATATGGTGCTTTAGGGGAGCTAAGCCGATGCTCTACAGGTGCTAGAATATAGGAAGGTTTTGCAGTGGTTCTCTATGGACCATGGCAATGTCGTGGAGCCAAAGAATCTCTGGATGTCGTCTGCCCTGTTCTAACACAATACGTGTTAGGCTATGTTGGCTTGGACCGGCCCTCCCCAGGTGCGCCTTTCGGATGCTTCTTGGTGGCAAAGTAGGCAAGATCGAGAGGTTGACGTGCGGACCTAGGAGCCCCTGAGCCCCTAGAGGCCACAAAGAAGTTTGTCTTCTTGCTTCGTGCCTCGTGCATGACCATGTTGGTGGAGTGGTTGACAGTACCATGCCCAAGGGGCAGTGCTGGGGAGCTCCctaaggcttggtggcttggggcTTACCTTGTTGTGCCCAAGCCTTGGCTAGCACTAGAGGCTAGGAGGGAGCCAAGGATCAGTTCTAGGCTTTCGTTGATCAAGAGCCTAGGGCTCAGGCGAGCCTTCGACTCCTGAGCAGGGAGGCAGACATGCTCAGGCTTGGCTAGATTCCTTGGCGTGAGGATATAACCCCCAAGCCCCAAGCAATCTTGGAGAGGTCGGTCGAGTGGTCTCTCGATCAGAAACCTTTGATCTGGAGGCTTAACATTCTCCTATGTTGGGATCTCATCagctccccttgaggctatgtCAAGGAATTGTGTGGAGTCTTTACTAAGATTGAGATAAAAGTGTTGTCTAGATTGGTTGTTAAAGGTGGGTTAGACCTACCTATAAGTCTTATTGAATCCATCCCATCATCCCCGGGTTAATCATTTTACGCAAAACGAAGATGAAAGCATAAGTAGGATCGTGGTAGGTGTGGTTCACTCAGTGTGTAGAGTGAATCTGAGCCGCTATCATTTTTTCAAGACATATGTGCCAATGTTTTATTGTTAAAAAATTTGACAGATTTGGGGTATGAAATATGTCACAGCTATGTAGACAGACCCTGAATTTGACAGATTTGGGGTATAAAATCTATCGCAGTTATGTAGACAAACCCTATTGTATATTAGGTGGATAGAAGAATAAGATATTTTTGGGACTAGTCCATGTATATATAAGGTTCCAGGATAGATCTTCACATACAAACTATGCATCGACACAGACAGACTCAATAGAACAGCTCTGTGAAAACAGAAGGGTCAGGTTTCACTTTCGGCTGTGGCGTCCCCATATCACTATTACTGTAATTGAAAAGAAGATGCCAAATCCCAATGCAGTGAACATGAAGAGCAGGACATCTATAGAGTCCTCTGAAACATGTATCAGGCTTGTATCTGTTCGGTTGCTGCATTGTTTCAACACTGGAGGTCCACATAAACCAGTGTTCCCCAGAAAAGAGCTATTGGAAAATGTGGAGAACTGAGATGACTCTGGTATTCGTCCAGCCAACATGTTATAGGACAGATTCAAAGTCGAAAGGAAGTTCAGTGATGCTAGCTCCTCTGGGATCTCACCAGAAAGCTCATTTGAGGAGAGGTCCAATGATTCAAGTTGTTTTAAGCTGCCAAATTGAGCTAGAATTGGCCCTTCTAGAGCATTATGAGACATGTTGAGCCCGAGAAGGAGCACAAGTTCCCCAATGGACTCAGGGATGGTACCGCAGAATGCATTGTCTGAGATATCCATCAGCACAAGGGTCCTCAATATATTCAAGTTGGTCATGTAATTCCCTTTGTATGTTATTGCCGCTGTAAAATGGTATGTTTGCCCATGGTGATATTGATTTTGCATGACTAATGTCTCGTTATCAGATCTGGTCATCATAGACTTGAGCATCTTAAACCATCCTACTGGCAATGTACCAGTGAAGTGGTTTGAAGAGATATCGGCAATTCGCAGTTCTGTAAATGCACATTTGTTTCCGTCTACTGTGTCATATGATGGACCTAGCAGCTGTCCAGTGAACTTGTTAGATTTGAGGACAAGAACTTGAAGTTTAGGAAGTGTGCTAATCCAACATGGGAAAGAGTCACTTATCTGATTGCTTCCAATGTCGAGTATCTCTAGATTCCTGCAAGCACCTAGAGATCTGGGTATTTTCCCCTCAATCCCATTGCCACTTAAATCCATCACCTCGAGTGCACAGCCTTGGCTAATGCTATCAGGTAACTCTCCAACAAGTTTATTTTCTCTTAGACTTAATACCTGAAGTGTGCTGAGATCATTCATTAAACAAGATGGGATTGAACCAGTTAAGTTGTTATTAGAGAGATCAATGAGTTGTAGAGTCCTAACAGCACTACAAATTGACGGTGGAATATTTCCAGAGAGTCTATTTTTGGAGGCCTTAAAAAGGAGAGTACCAATGAGATAGCTAGAGAAATTAAGAGGCAAGGATGAAAACTGGTTGTTCGAGTAATCTAGTGTGAGACTGCCATCTCGTGGTATAGGCATAGGCCCTTCCAAAATGTTGAAACTGACATCAAAGTATTCTATGTGTACAGGAAGCAAAGGGTCAGAGCCAATATCGGGAAACATATTATGTGATATGTTGAAGAGGTGGATGTAAGAGCCATTCCAATTCTCCCATGCCCACCGAGGTATTGGCCCATCGATTTGGTTGTTTGAGAGGTCAAGACCAGTGATGCCTTGGAGATGCTTCAATATGCTGGGGAAACTAGACATTCTGCAAGATGCTAAAAGCAGGAATTCGACTTTAGGGGAGGACGCCAGTGAAGAACTATTTTCTCCATCTACCACTTGCAGTTCATTGTTTGAGAGATTCAAGACAGTTAGATTTTTCATATTTGAGAACAAAGTAGACAGTTGCACCGTGCCTAGAAAATTGTTTGACTGGAGCAGGAGAGTCTGTAGTTGGGTCAAATTTGAGATGTGTGGAGGTATCTCCCCATTGAAGTTGCAATTGTACAGTGCTAATTTTGTCAATTCCCTCAAGTTCCCTATCCAAGAAGGTATCCGTCCAGATAGACCACAGTAAAAGAATTTGAGAACTCTGAGAGAAGTCAGGTTTGAGATCCACGACGGCATGGACCCAACTAGCTGTAACCCAGACACCTCAAGCAATTCCAAGGATTTGAGCTCACCTATCGAAGAGGGCAGTACTCCAGAAAAGCCACGTGCACCAAGGCCCAACATATTTAGAGACTTGAGGTTGCCTATGGAACTTGGAATTGTACCTGAGAAGTTGGTGTTGTTGACAAACAGATTCTCCATGTTGGTGTCCTGCGTGAAATAAGTTGGCAGAACACCAGAGATCCCAAGATTTCCAGAGAGGTCAAGTGTTTGTAACTTCTTGTGTAGGAATATGATGGGAGGGAACCATCCATCAAACTTATTTGTCGAAAGCTGAAGAACTGTTAGGTTGGAGAAGCCAGCCAAGAACTCTGGCACTGAACCAGACAAGTGATTATAATGAAGATCGATCACTCTGAGAAACTCCAATGCCGAGAAGGATTTACATATGGAACCTGACAGCGAGCAGTATGGTAAGCTGAGAACCTGAAGCTTAGGAGTGAATTTGGCCACGTCGTGACACCATCGCGGCCCGTTGCCGGACAGGTCCGCCGTGCCCAAACGGAGCTCCTCCAGGTTCGTGAGATTCTCAAGTAGAGTGTCAAGGTTTGCCGCCGAAAGCTGCCAAATGGAGTCCGAGGTGTAGTGAATTTCGCTGTTTTTGTCGTCGAAATCAACGACCCAGAACCTCGTTGAGAGATCAAGATGAACCAGGTTCTTGAGGCGACTGATGCCAGACGGCACCGAGCCTGCCAAGTTGGTGTCGGAGAGGTCAAGGTGGGTGAGAGCGGTGAGCCGCTCGAACCCGGCGGATGGGAGCTGGGACATGTTGAAGTCGTTGCCGGAGAGGTCGAGGTGGGTGAGCGAGGTCAGGCCGAACAGAGCTGGGTCAAGGCCGCCGCCAGCTTGCAGCTGCCGGCCGCGCAAGTCGAGGCTGGTTACACGTCCATCTGCGTTGCCACAGCTGACGCCTTCCCAGCTGCAGCAGTCCGTGCCGGCGACCCATGACCGGAAGGTGGTGGaatcgccgccggcgccggttgTGTTGAAGGAGTGCTTCAGACGGAGGAGCGAGGAGGCCTGCCCCCGCTGGCAGGGAACCAGGGGTGTGGACGACATAGAGTTGGTGTGTGTCGTCGTCACAGCAAGCGTGTATATGATGTGGATTTGTAGGAGAAGGAGAAGCATGGCTGAAAATGGTTGGAGCAGCTGATGCGGATGTCTAGCGGAGGATGAAGTGTTGCTTGGTTCTTGTGgcgtatatatagagagagaccaATCTACCTACAGCCTACACTATGTTTTCACACGTAATAGTAGCACTACAAATTGAAATTGCCAAGTAACCAAGTCATGAAACATGTCCATCAACAGTTGTCCATGTAATAATTGAGAAGGGTGTGAACATTTTCTTTTTATCCGTTGTTTTTACTTCCCGATAAGTCAAATGTAGTcaattttgactaaatatatataactatattgTTTATAGTACattattagtatcattagatatatTGTTGAATCTATTTTCATAATActtatttggagatataaatatactagtatttttataaatttagtaaaatttaaaaaagtttgactagcATATACTTCCCATAGCAACGGATTTTacaggacagagggagtaaatAGTTGAACAGGTAAGTCTTCgcataaaaaaaaagaacaggTAAGTTATGTCGCAAGTTGTATTACAACAACTCTGTCGTCAGAACCCAGAACAAATTATATTATTGGCTTGCCACTGAACTATTTTTATTCTTTATGCATACTTTATATAATTATTAGTTTACTCATCACTTGAGGTAATTTTGTGTCCTCATGTTTTTACAGTCTAAAGAAAACCAATTGTTTGAAGCATCAATTTGCCAAAAGAACAAGGGAATCCAAAGGAACACTGTCGAGTCAAAAGAAGGAAAAGAACAAGGAATCTAAAGGAATAGTGGAAACGTATGGAAAGAATTTTGCCTATAACAATGAGTCTTCATCTTTTTGTGTTTCAAGTTTACACATCATATTAACTGAATGATTACCTCTTCGAAGGTTTTTTTCCGCGTCGTCTTTATCTTCTTCTCCCCCATGCCGCTGTGTGGCTCATAGTTTAATTGGCGTTGGCTCCTGGGCCTTGGCCCATGTCCTGGTAATCCGCGTCAGCTGTGGCCAACTTTGGTAAATGAAAATTTACAAATTGTGATCAAAGATGGTATACtattttatctaaaaaaaagacCAAAGATAATTTTTAATTGAAGAAAAGAGAATAGCGGACAAAATCTTAGCACATGTATAATATAAGCACATATTTCAACATTTAAGCTTGCTAAAAAATCACCATTATCTTGGATGTGCTCACAAAAGGAGGTTAACAGCAGAGGCCACCATTACACAGTATCTAGCTCAATATAATAAGAGTACAGCAAAGTAGGATATTAATCAATAGAACACAGTTACATATTTTCATCAAAATTTAACTTTCTAGCAGACAAGGAGGACATTGCGGCATCTTCCTGAATTCCAAGTAAAAGATTTGTAAATCCTCCTTGCATGTAAGGTGCAGAAGCATATCCATATTTGAACAAAGGAGAAGGCATGGTTGAATCATTGGTGAAGTTTGACATAGCACTAGTACCACCACTACCACCAGCATAAGGGTCCTGTGCATAGATATGAAACTGTTCGTAACAATATCCTGTTAGTGAATAAATACGAAAAGGAATAATGAGTCAAATTGATGACTTACAATTAATTGGTTCGGATCATCACTTGCATTTCTATTTTCTGTAGCCTGATTTGTATTTTCTGTACACAAAAAATTAAATATGAAAAAATTACTACAGAAGTAGCAATGCtggaaataaaaaaaactaaaaaaagatTTGATCATTGTACCTTTCTTCTTAGCAGTTTTCTTCTTTTTCCCTGAATTTATTTCAAGTACGTTTGTGGTCTGTTTTTTCTTTGGTCCTTTTACTACTCGTGAAATTTTAAACAATATTCTGCCTTTTAATGGGTCTGTTGCACAATTAGCCTCATCGGATTTCTGTTTCAGCTTGCTCAAAGAAGCATCTGCTTCCAAATCCAATTTTTGCATGCCTTTTCCCAAATCATAAAGAAGTTCTTTTGATTGTGAACACTTCAATGTTGTGGATGTCGCCATTCATGATATACATATGCAGCCCACGTTTTGTTACTTTCTGTCACACTTTCTTGTTTGTCAATGTAGAATTCTCTTTTTGCATATTTTGTCCATCTTGCCAATATATATTGCGGTGGCAAAATAAAAACATTATTTGCAGTTAAGACTTTTAGGGTGTGCTTGCACAATATACCTGTAAGATAAATAGTCAATTTACATCCATTCATATTATATTAGAAACTTATAGTAATTGAAAAATGTGTGTACATACCTATACATTCAAACTTTCTGCAAGAATATGTAATGGTCATATCTACAATGTTAAAATGAACTGTTGCTCCATGATTAGAGTGCATATGTGTAACCTCGTATGTCAAGATTGACCCATCAGCTTGATCAATTTCCATGAGAATAAAAATTGTTCTTTAAACACTTCCTCAAACTCCGAGTACATCCTTCTTGTATATGATTCAGCCACAGTCTTTAACAAGGGTAAATTTCGGATGCTTGTAAGTGAGGTTTTTCTGTGTGAGTTAAAATCTGCATCTAATTCATTTTCACGAGGACTGGCGGAAACCTTATCACATTCTGCATGGAGTTCTGAAAGTCCAAGACTCCTCCAAAATCTTTTCTTAAATACATTATTCATACCTTCGCTCCTTTGAGTCAAGTTCATGTCAGTTGTAAAAGGGTCATGGTAGACAGCAGCCCACTTTTTTCTCAAATCATATAAATTTTTCCTCCATTGattatgtaacaccctaaaaattgttttctCGGAAATAGAGCttaaatgatttatttatgaatttttgtgctcatgaaacataggaaaataataattttcatttaattaaaaatttatcataggattagaaatatggttgtgcattcatgctggaaaaTTCATTTTTATTGTGACGAGTGATTTGACCAaagttcaaaattgtttcaaacTGATTTGAAAAGGGTTTGGAAATaacagaaaaaaaagaaaggaggaaGCCACTCCCTGGAAACAGGCCGCAGCCCAGCGTCCCCTCATTTCTTTTCCCCTTGGGAAGCCAAGCGCCCTTTTTCcacccaccccccccccccccggcccATTTCTTTCCCCTGGCTCAGCAGAACGGCAGCAGCGCCCCAGCCCAAGCCAGCCCGCGCCTTTCCCCTTCCCCTCTCATTCTTTCACTGACTCGCAGACCCCACGTCTAGAGTCGCTGACGgcttggccccgcttgtcagtgtCTTCCCTTTCCCTTTCTTTCTCCTTCCTCGCGCCGTGGCCGACCTGGAGTCTCTGTTCGTGGAAGCCGTGCGGTAAATCCCGGATTCCGTGGGATTTGGCTCAATCTTGTAACCTATAAAGGTCCAGGACTCGTCTACACTTTTGTTTTCCCCTCCTAAGCATCGCTCGAGCCCTAGCAACTGTTGCCGCCAGATTTGAAGCCCGCCGTCGAGTTACATCACACCACCACCACTGTCCACGCTCGGTGTCGTCCCGTGGCCGCCGAGAATCCTTGGACGAACCCCTAGACAAGGTATTGAACCCACCCGCACCATCTCCTTCCAACTTAACCTCCACGGTGTTGCTCACTACCTTGTCGGACTTGGACAGGATCTTGTTGCCGCCATTCTGTGCCGCCGACCATCTCCAAGTCTTCCCCGACCCTAAAAATcgcctaggtgagttcgccGTGACCTAAGCTTTGTCCCGGTGGTTTTCTTTCGTTTTTTGGTGCCCTGAATCGCTAGAACGGAGAGCGCCGCCGGGTACTTCGAcgccggcaatggcgccgccgtgccggAGTCCCGCAGCCGGCCGTCGTGAAGGTCAGATCGTCCCTACACCGTTCGATCTGTGATGCATGGCTCAGATTAAAACATACCGTTTCGGCCGCCacttttgctaaagagtccccggaattatttagaaataaacccgcggtccctggcgccTTTGCGAGATTACTCTTTGCTGTTTCAAAGGCGTATTCTGTGATGGTTTAAaagaaaatacgttttcagtaattACTAAATTGCCACTGAGATTCTATAGGCCATAAAATGCTCGATTCAAGtccgatttgatccattcaaatttcgttagattcgtatttacgagctctacatgttagtaaaatggttttctcagtttgaaacttttaaatttcgtgactttaattaattaattacttttctatataaaatcttagaaaattcatatcttctccgtttcaactccgattttcgtgatctttacataTGTGAGAtcatagcgatgcgtagaatcattttataagcctttcatactgtttttatatgattggtgtattgttctaattgtagtcttgtttgcttcgtgtatgttttgttcgattgtttgtgtgatcgacgatcgagtttagacggtgagcaatacttcagtgatcaagatcagagccttggacaactagcacGATCAACACAAGCATTTGGataaaggcaagtatagcatttggattttatttctgtgaccatgatcttgtgactagattaatgttaagtaataaacgataaaaatgactttttagcaacttgatgatttgtctgtacgtgatcacccgggac from Sorghum bicolor cultivar BTx623 chromosome 8, Sorghum_bicolor_NCBIv3, whole genome shotgun sequence encodes:
- the LOC8084202 gene encoding LRR receptor-like serine/threonine-protein kinase FLS2, with protein sequence MSSTPLVPCQRGQASSLLRLKHSFNTTGAGGDSTTFRSWVAGTDCCSWEGVSCGNADGRVTSLDLRGRQLQAGGGLDPALFGLTSLTHLDLSGNDFNMSQLPSAGFERLTALTHLDLSDTNLAGSVPSGISRLKNLVHLDLSTRFWVVDFDDKNSEIHYTSDSIWQLSAANLDTLLENLTNLEELRLGTADLSGNGPRWCHDVAKFTPKLQVLSLPYCSLSGSICKSFSALEFLRVIDLHYNHLSGSVPEFLAGFSNLTVLQLSTNKFDGWFPPIIFLHKKLQTLDLSGNLGISGVLPTYFTQDTNMENLFVNNTNFSELRIADISSNHFTGTLPVGWFKMLKSMMTRSDNETLVMQNQYHHGQTYHFTAAITYKGNYMTNLNILRTLVLMDISDNAFCGTIPESIGELVLLLGLNMSHNALEGPILAQFGSLKQLESLDLSSNELSGEIPEELASLNFLSTLNLSYNMLAGRIPESSQFSTFSNSSFLGNTGLCGPPVLKQCSNRTDTSLIHVSEDSIDVLLFMFTALGFGIFFSITVIVIWGRHSRK